From the genome of Nasonia vitripennis strain AsymCx chromosome 1, Nvit_psr_1.1, whole genome shotgun sequence, one region includes:
- the LOC100114297 gene encoding E3 ubiquitin-protein ligase RFWD3, producing MEDDDDYSDSNYGDIYVGSNYLGELYERLTADENASMSDDDSSEAGSDGDLYVMYDDIMVDDSDIDDDDLTPEYNTTQPPDEASSQSDDMLASSDDDDERLSEASTVINQDQDHPSDADVEVDQPDEEVIEQSQKRIKLDVPEPQSAQAIADETIGEDHRCPICLELWSNSGEHRLCSLRCGHLFGLKCIEQWFNIAQNATGRKCPECNTKASKKDIRILYAKNLVCVDTSEIEKLKEELKVMTTKKDSAEMLLKQYKSKETLYEQQLSSLRRRIQDLEQKVKIISENNTFSMKYDNAVLKRNKVFDICNAGTCRVMAYNQWHKILVVSAKNAISRIFMETSSASTSSIIHDAVIRDMAFQEQHPDMLLSVGFDKKVKLTDIKSNILVHSYQAESNLWSCCWSNYSYQTFFVGDVRGAVTEYDIRYLQSGVSTKENTQDRTPVVSLASVPTTSQALRAGGYLACQLNSCYAYGCKEGNRYVGNKIDVEGPFTSLQYNERDNHVLLSSRASTKHPLIRHIVCTIEKSEDKIYFNKVHLFNAGSSQKLLSRPCYMNLQNDTMVVAYNESLSSVVAWSITSGQQTYSLPMSEPVLDVCSFGNDANMYQAILTSKKLHLYNHKDTSI from the exons ATGGAGGATGATGACG ATTACAGCGACAGTAACTACGGCGATATTTACGTAGGTAGCAACTATCTGGGGGAACTTTACGAGAGATTAACGGCTGATGAGAACGCCAGTATGAGCGACGATGACAGTAGCGAAGCCGGCAGCGACGGCGATCTGTATGTAATGTACGATGATATCATGGTGGACGATTCCGacatcgacgacgacgatttgACACCCGAGTACAACACGACGCAACCACCTGACGAAGCTTCTTCGCAGAGCGACGACATGTTGGCATCGagcgatgatgatgacgaaAGGCTCAGCGAAGCCAGCACCGTAATCAACCAGGACCAGGACCACCCTAGCGATGCTGACGTTGAAGTCGATCAGCCTGACGAAGAAGTCATTGAGCAAT CGCAAAAAAGAATCAAATTGGATGTGCCTGAGCCACAGTCAGCACAAGCCATTGCTGATGAAACAATTGGCGAAGATCACAGGTGTCCAATATGTTTAGAACTCTGGAGCAATTCTGGTGAGCATAGACTTTGCTCATTGCGCTGCGGTCATCTGTTTGGCCTTAAATGCATTGAACAGTGGTTTAACATTGCCCAAAATGCTACGGGAAGAAAGTGTCCGGAATGTAATACAAAAGCATCCAAAAAAGATATTAGAATTTTATATGCTAAAAATCTAGTCTGCGTTGATACaagtgaaattgaaaaattgaaagaagAACTTAAAGTAATGACAACTAAAAAAGATTCAGCTGAAATGCTACTTAAACAgtacaaatcaaaagaaaCCCTTTATGAACAGCAGTTGAGTTCTTTAAGAAGAAGGATTCAAGATTTAGAGCAGAAAGTCAAAATAATATCAGAAAACAATACTTTTAGTATGAAATATGATAATGCAGTTCTGAAAAGGAACAAAGTTTTTGATATTTGTAATGCTGGAACTTGTCGGGTTATGGCTTATAATCAATGGCACAAAATTCTGGTGGTTTCTGCAAAGAATGCAATCAGCAGGATATTCATGGAAACATCCTCTGCCTCCACAAGTTCGATAATTCACGATGCAGTTATTAGAGACATGGCCTTTCAAGAGCAACATCCAGATATGCTTTTGAGTGTTGGATTtgataaaaaagttaaattaacagacataaaaagtaatattttAGTGCATAGTTATCAAGCGGAGTCAAATTTATGGAGCTGTTGCTGGTCAAATTACAGCTATCAAACATTCTTTGTAGGGGATGTAAGAGGTGCTGTTACAGAATACGATATAAGATATTTACAATCTGGAGTTTCTACTAAAGAAAATACACAAGATAG AACTCCAGTAGTTTCTCTTGCTTCAGTCCCAACAACTAGCCAAGCTTTAAGAGCTGGAGGCTACTTGGCATGTCAATTAAACTCATGTTATGCATATGGCTGTAAAGAAGGCAATCGTTATGTTGGAAATAAAATTGATGTGGAAGGACCTTTTACTTCCTTACAATACAATGAAAGGGACAATCATGTATTGCTTTCAAGCCGTGCTAGTACAAAACATCCATTGATTAGACATATAGTGTgtacaatagaaaaaagtgaagataaaatttactttaatAAGGTGCATTTATTCAATGCTGGAAGCTCACAAAAATTGCTTTCAAGACCTTGTTATATGAATTTGCAAAATGACACGATGGTTGTCGCCTATAACGAAAGCTTGAGTAGTGTTGTTGCATGGAGTATAACATCAGGTCAGCAAACTTACAGCCTACCAATGTCTGAACCAGTACTGGACGTCTGCTCGTTTGGAAATGATGCTAATATGTATCAAGCCATTCTTACCTCAAAGAAACTTCATCTTTATAATCATAAAGACACAAGTATATAG